One part of the Apium graveolens cultivar Ventura unplaced genomic scaffold, ASM990537v1 ctg7192, whole genome shotgun sequence genome encodes these proteins:
- the LOC141703906 gene encoding uncharacterized protein LOC141703906, which produces MASASNNSGSSSDECESARCENRRFLRSENMEKSMTNLNVNLAAVSRMVEALGESHMQFSGHMTVKQEEFNKSFKAQQQLLLEEIRLLRIEHGEIRRKMNEGF; this is translated from the exons ATGGCATCCGCTTCCAACAACAG TGGTAGCAGTTCGGATGAGTGCGAAAGTGCAAGATGTGAGAACCGCAGATTCCTGAGATCGGAGAATATGGAAAAGAGCATGACCAATCTCAATGTCAACCTGGCTGCTGTGTCGAGGATGGTTGAGGCGCTGGGGGAGAGCCACATGCAGTTCAGTGGGCACATGACAGTGAAGCAGGAAGAGTTCAACAAAAGCTTCAAGGCGCAGCAGCAGCTTCTGCTTGAGGAGATTAGGCTACTGAGGATTGAGCATGGTGAGATTCGCAGGAAGATGAATGAGGGATTCTAA
- the LOC141703905 gene encoding uncharacterized protein LOC141703905, whose protein sequence is MLEYPWGTRMIPTSYLLLPQWPKPNTDELLLAMEESAFEDKCNEIRKMNSNIIVIGKTTVDNDKEDLDNDPDDDDVDNVEESEGDEFEQETG, encoded by the exons ATGTTGGAGTATCCATGGGGAACACGCATGATTCCGACGTCGTATTTGCTATTACCTCAGTGGCCCAAACCCAATACCGATGAACTCCTCCTTGCTATGGAGGAATCTGCTTTTGAAGACAAG TGTAACGAAATCAGAAAGATGAACAGCAACATTATTGTGATTGGCAAGACAACAGTTGATAATGATAAAGAAGACTTGGACAATGACCCAGATGATGATGATGTTGATAATGTAGAAGAGTCTGAAGGCGATGAGTTTGAACAGGAAACTGGTTGA